GGCACGCGCAGCTTCAGCCGCGTCTGCTGCAGCACGTGCCGCAGCTTCCTGCTCGGCTGCCATTCGCGCCTGCTCTTCAGCGGCTTTGGCTTTCGCGGCTTCTTCCGCGGTTCGTGCTTCTTCAGCCGATGCCGCCTCAGCGGCCCGGGCTTCTTCAGCCATCCGCTGTTCATCCACCGCGCGGCTCTCCTCGGAGGCCTTGGCCTCTGCGGCCTCGTCCGGACCGGTTGTGCTTTCCGGAGCGGCCGTCTCAGTCACGGCGGGGGCAGAGGTGTCCCCGGAGTTACCGTCGGATTGTGCGCCGGATATGGGTGATGTCAGGCTTACGAGGCCAGCGCGCAGCTGGTCGTTCTGCACTGAGGCTCCGGCAACGCCGAAGAAGGCCAGAGCTCCGGCAACAGCCACGGCCCCGACGCGGAGCTTGCGGGTACGGCGGAAGCGCCGTCGTTCCTGGGTAATTTCGCGTCGCCCGGGGGCGTTCTTGTGGGAGGAAGTCATAGGACCGAGACCCTACCGGCTCATTCTTGACCCCAGTCTCAGCTTCATAACGATCTGGTTGACAGTCGTGTCGTGCCGGGCTTTAATGCCCCGCCACTGCTAGTACCAGTTCTTATCTTCGGAGTGTTGCCACGCAGCGCAGGGGCTTCCGTAACGCGCCGCAATGTACCCCAGCCCCCACTCAATCTGCGTCCGGTAGTTGGTCCGCCAATCGGCGCCGGCCGTGGCCATCTTGTCTCCGGGAAGGGACTGCGGGATGCCATAGGCGCCGCTGTAGGGGTTGTGGGCACTGGTCCGCCAGCCCGACTCGCGCTGCCACAGATTGACCAGGCAGCGGTGCTGTTCCGGCCCCCACCCAAAGGCCGCCAACCGGCCGGCCGCATAAGCCTGCGCAGCGGCTGGATCATCAACCGGACCGGGGGCCGGCGGCGCCGGGGGCTTGGGGGCGGCCGGGGGTGAAGGCTTTGGGGCGGGTGGTGCGGGAGGGGCTGGAGGGACCACAGGTGCCGGTTTGGGCTGTGGGACTTCAGGAGCCGGTGTGGGAATAATCACCGGCGGGGGCGTCAAACTGGGGCGGTCCCCGGCATCCTGCTCCTTCTGCCGGTCCGCTTCCCTGGCGGCCTCCTCAGCCTCCCGCGCTTCCTGCTGTGCGCGGTAGTCAGCCTCAGCCTGAAGCCCCCGCAGCCTTTCCTCCTCCAACTGGACGCTGCTGCCACGGAGGAGGGCCAGCTGGGCCAAAAGGACCGCACTGTGTTCCTGCTGTTCCCGGACCGCGGCGTCAGCGGCGGCTGCAGCTGACTCGGCGTCACGGGCCAGCTGCAGCGATCTGGCCGCGGCTTCCTCCCGCACTTCCGCCGCCGCAGCCTCCCTGTCCTCAAGGCTGCGCAGCACGTTTGCTGCCGCCGAGGCTTCATTTTGAAGGTTGCCCGTGCGTCCGCTGAGACCTTGAAGCGTGGTGAGCCGGTCCATGGCACCGACTGCCGCATCGGCGTCCAGGAGCATCAGAAGGCTGGAATCCAATCCGCCGGTCTTGTAGGTCTGGGCGGCCAGCGCGCCCATCTGTTCCGACAGCTCCGCGGCGGCCTCCGCCGCTTCGGCCCGCTGAACTGCCAGGAAATCGAGGGCACGCCGGGCGGATTCCGCTTCTGCCGCAGCCCGTTCGTGTTCCGCCGACGCCGCGACCGCAGTGTTTCCCAGCCGGCCGGCGTCGGCGGACAGTTCGCCCAGGAGCACCTCGATTTCGGCGGCCTGCCCTTCCTTGGCGTGGACGCTTTGTTTGGCCTGCTCCACCTCTTCCCAGGAAGGAAACCCAGTGGCGGCGGCGGGCGCGGATGTGAGGACCGCGGCGGCAAGCACCCCGGTCAACACCGCGGATCCAAGGGCGAGACTTAACTTCTTCCCCGGCAG
This genomic interval from Arthrobacter citreus contains the following:
- a CDS encoding lytic transglycosylase domain-containing protein, with the translated sequence MLTKLLPGKKLSLALGSAVLTGVLAAAVLTSAPAAATGFPSWEEVEQAKQSVHAKEGQAAEIEVLLGELSADAGRLGNTAVAASAEHERAAAEAESARRALDFLAVQRAEAAEAAAELSEQMGALAAQTYKTGGLDSSLLMLLDADAAVGAMDRLTTLQGLSGRTGNLQNEASAAANVLRSLEDREAAAAEVREEAAARSLQLARDAESAAAAADAAVREQQEHSAVLLAQLALLRGSSVQLEEERLRGLQAEADYRAQQEAREAEEAAREADRQKEQDAGDRPSLTPPPVIIPTPAPEVPQPKPAPVVPPAPPAPPAPKPSPPAAPKPPAPPAPGPVDDPAAAQAYAAGRLAAFGWGPEQHRCLVNLWQRESGWRTSAHNPYSGAYGIPQSLPGDKMATAGADWRTNYRTQIEWGLGYIAARYGSPCAAWQHSEDKNWY